The Rosa chinensis cultivar Old Blush chromosome 7, RchiOBHm-V2, whole genome shotgun sequence DNA segment GATTCCAAAGCCATCTGGGTCGATATTGAaccaaaaaacccaaatcaaaatagATCCAATTAAGAAACAACAACAatgagaagaaggaagagtGGGAATAGGAACTACCTTGGTGGAGGCCTGGAGAAGAAAAGGGCATAGATTCAATAGGTACTAGACTGGGAGAGAACTTGGCATCTGGTAATCAAATTATAGGGTTTGACGAAGAGAGAGACTGAAGGGGTTCAAGCTTGATTTTTAATTTGACCAAGATCCAAGCAACTTCTAACCTCGACTAACAATTGTTCGAGGCCGGGAGATTAAGCAGCTACGGGTCAGatccaaagagaaaagaaacaaagctGAAGGCTTCAAACGGAGGATCGTTCTTCTTGAGAATCCCTCCTTGGCTTGACGATAAAGCCGTTTGGATCTCGATGCAGAGCTTGGAAGCACGTCAATGGCAGCTTCGAGTTCTTTGTAACGCTGAGATTGAAAACCGATGACAAGTGATGGGAGACGATCTTTTCCGTACTGCAAGAAGATTGAAAACACTATACAGGAGAGAGAGATCCAAAATTAGAAGGAGGGGAGAAAAACTATATCTTGTTTTGGTCTGCAGatggagaaagagagatgaaCGGAGGAAACCTCCATATCTAAATTAGGTTTGAAGCTTGAACTCTGAAAGGGGTATAtattgaaggaaattttctctcATCGTTGGATCAACTCTACATCACTAATCCAACGGCTATAAGAGATTGTCAAAACCGATAGCTGACACACATGTCAGCTCCACTACCATGTTTGCACCGATATCGGTGAGTTGAATtataaaaaaatcacaaatatattcattttctcacttacccactCTTGTACGGTGTGAACCAAATTTATCCCACCAAAAATTCACATCAGTGGCTTACTATTGTTATTTCCCACTGTTGCTTTTTAGTGCCTACTAGTTAGTCCctattggggaaatttctagtagtgtatacaccacagaatgggtgtaataatatatcagaaaattcattctataaatcttgttctatttgactCGAGTAGTAATCAATACTGTTGGACCTTAAGACAGACCCTGAGACAGGAATATATCAGATATGCATAGGCAATTTCGGGAGCTTCAACAATGAGCGCATAATAAGTTGATCGGTAAATGCATCATTGAACCAAAAATATGCTACAgtcagaatatgagcatgtatgTATACGTCTAATCACCTTGGGCCTTACcattttaattcccttaatAGAAGTTGGATCGTCCCAAACAAGAAGCAGAACTTTCACACCTTCCTGTGACTTGGTCTTCAGCAGATCACCTAATGTGCTATCTGATGAACCATTATTATTCCGAAGCAATCTGACTTTGGGGTGCAGTGACCACCCAGCTATGTATATCAAACGGCGGGCCTGACTTATTGCATCAAATATGTCTTGCCAACAATTTCCATGCTCGTACTTAAGACCGCCGTCAAGCTTGAAGTTGGGGAGGCAACCATCAGGAACATGAGCATCTTGATAAAGAGTAACTTTACCGCCTTTCCTAACAGGAAAGTAAGTACCAGGGACCCCTTGATGATCAGGATCTAAACCTACTCCGCGATTATAAAATGCCATTTTTTCAATCGCGGTGTACTGAATTGACAAGCTCAACACAGCTCCAGGCATACAGCTTTTACCACTGGTAGTGTCAAGGATAGGGAAGGTTCCCTCAACTTTGATGCCAGAGTACAACTGTTGAGCTGAGATTCCAACAAAACCTATGGTCTTAGAGCCGAAAACATCACTGTGTTTCACAACAAAGTTCACTCGTGAAGCATAATGAGCAACAGGAACATCAAAATGTTGCTCCCACACAGGGTTCTCTGTACTACTCATCACAAAGGTCCTCCCAATCACAGCATTTGATAAAGAAATCGTAACATATGGAGAACTGATAATATTTTTGCGTCTCGTCCCAGGCAACTTCGCAATTGCATGCCCCACATGCTTGCGAAAACTCTCCATGTCAGGAAGGTTTTCGGCCTTCTTGACCCATATGACTAGGGAGCCATGTAGCAAAATCTTCAGGGTTCCACTCTCAAATGGAATAACTTCTTGACCCTGAGGATGGTCTGGGCCTCCAAATGACAAGGATTCCTGGTAAGTAGGATTAGCCATATAAGAATACTTCTCACCTCTTCAAAGAATTGAAGTACACCCAAAACTCAAATGTTCTAACTTTTGAGCTCTGCTTCACATAGACCCCAAAATTTCTTAATGCTCCACACAGAAGCAAGTAAAGCAGATAAGGTTGAAATTCTAGAGAGAATTGGCCAAAACTGAAATGATGGGTTTGAGCATAGACAACACTTAAACATGAATTTATTGAACATAAGAGAAACAACACTGTAATTCTCGTAGTTGACTTGCAATGGAAGACGACGAAGACGAAGATCCATCATTTTCAATTATAAAttattatacaaaaaaaaataactggACGTGTTTAAAATCAATGCAAAATCTGCAAACAATATGCAACTAGGCAAGTGGGAGGTGGATCAATGCAAAATCAATGCAAGTGGACGTGTTTAAAATCAATGCAAAATCTGCAAAATCTCTAATAATGTTCTTTTGATTTGAAGTCCCGGCAGTAGGCGGTGGATCACGATCACGGACTTTAAGTTGTCGTCTGTAGTTTCCCAGAGTTTCTTGTTAGAATTATCTAACGTCGGTGGAGTGAGATAGGAACGAAAAGTCGCCAAGTAGGTTTGTCAGTTGATGCGACgaggaagaaaacaaagaaataggCGCGTGTTTAACAGGGATAATCCGAAATCGGTGGAGAgacctgtttggctccaaaaccagctggtgtgcaaacagtctcttttgagcgtgtggttgcgcaggcgtgccagcaccgcggggtgcagtcgttggggtaatcccttgacctgacttcttcttcaagcgttgtggacgaggagagcaccaacctcgtcacagggttcttctcttgcctttcgtgaaaggactttttgccttactgggtaagggctttggttgtggtctcttgcgttcaccgaatcgatacttagtgttgtagactaagcagagcaatcactgggaagttgagagaagcacgggtttgctaaagcgtgactttagcttcgctggtttgcgagggtgttacccttgcttcgctggaagtaacagtggcggttgtgctagcagtcggctcctggggagactgggactggaagtacggtcgccgggttgatctggtgaggctgacagttggctcgcgaggagactaggactggcgggcgaccaccgggtttcaacgaggttgaaggttttgctccggggaggctttgtaatcgctgggattgattgattcgagagggCTCCTTGATTTCgccgcttaaccctgtatttataccctagggtttcgactgctccttgccttagaaggattcttaattgaagtttcctgttcaatctctactactcgatttcaataaggtttcgtctccttatgaaacacggaatgggcgaagctataacccaaacccgagtaattttatttttgggccgcaggtatcggcccgctggctCGAACCCACTAGAGGATTTTGCCAAAAttgcttttgggctcaaacattagTCTTGCAATAGTTCCAcatcttgactgaagaggtcttgagtcAACACTAGTCTTGCAATAGCGTTGCTCTAAAGCCACTTGCATTGGCTTAATTGAAAATTGAACAGACCTCAATTGCTAGGTCGTGAAGCTTGAATGACATTTAGTCATCTTGTTTCGCTACAGATATGCTTCCAAGCGTAAACATGAATAAAAAAGGCCACAGGTATTGGCCTTAGAAATACTAAGACACGATAAGTCTTAATATGAACTTATGAAATTTGGCATTAAGGTGATGCCACCAAAACGCTCTATTTGCCCCCAGCTTTGACGAAGCGAGTTAAGCGCGAGGTTGGCGAACTTTGAAGGAAGGTGTAGGACCTTAGGACGTCCACGTGCCCCCCCCAAGTGAAGAAGGCTAGCTGTTTTTGATCGCGACCGAACAGCCTTCACGGCCTTTAGAAGCTGGCGCTTCAAGTATTGATAATTATGCCAAGTGTCTTCGCGAATGAGCCGCAGCCTATTAACGCTGCATGTACACATGTTGGACCGCCGCGTGCGTATTCTCCTTAATTATATGTGAACAGCGAACATGCATATAAGTCACCAGTATTCCTTCGCGAACTGTTTTTCGCAATGCCATGTAATATAATAGCCACTTATTCGCTGGCTCATGAAATCTTTAAGTTGCTCGCGACACTTCGCGGTGATAATGGGCTACGTCCGCAAGCGTTTGCTCACTTAATGGTATCATTATTTTTCCTAGGCTCTTCGCGCGCGGTGACCAACCCCTTGGCAGAGTGTTTACACCCATGTCATCGTTGCAGAAGGCTTCTTCTATCACGTCTTTTAATGAAGGTTGGGTGTCTATCAGCCTGCTCCttcttaattatatatgtaaACAATGAGCCCATATATCCTCTGTAGCAGTATTGTTAATATAAGCCACTGTGTAGGctatatatttaatatatacgATGGCAGAATGCACCACCTCCTCACCGCTTCAGATGCAACCTCCAAGATAGGATGGAGACCACATAACCTAATTAATTATCAACTTCAGCCACATGTTGGCTTAGCTAATAAAGTAATCTCCAAATAAATTTAGGCCACAAATCAAAATATAGTGGGAGCACAAATAAGAACGTCTTGGTAGTTTTCATGAGCTCAATTCGCAGCCCACAGCTTCTTGTCCTGTAACCAATTCGCACTTGCTGTGAAGAACTTGTCAAAagctttcttccttcaattccaCTGTAATTGGCATTTGCATCATCTACTTTTGCATCTTGATCATTAAGCTTTAGCTTCCATGCTGGGACCACCGAAACGGCTAGGCAATGAAATCACAGAAAGCAGCTTTGCAGAACCTAAGATATTTGATATTAGGTGAAAAACATGGAAAAGTTTAAGGTTTAAGGCCACAAGTCTTGGCCTTAGTGACGCTAAGACAATCTAAACAAGTCTTAATGTGTGAAGTCTGCATTAAAATCATGCCACAAAAGTGTGAAACACATGCCCTAATCTCCTTTGACCAAGAAGAAATGTTGGATCTGCAACTTGTTTCCCCCATGTGAACCCAGATCAAGAACAGTCCTTCGTCATGTCTATTGATAATACGTGTATAATTAGCCGCTCTGCTTTTTCCTCTTACACCATAAGACAATAAGTTGCCAGATCACCAAGCTTTAGCTTTCATGTTCCAGAGTCTAGGAAACTGCCGCTATACATGGGATTATACTTTTCTTTGCTTCTGATAACAATAGAGTTTTAGCAGACTGTTCTTGGAGTTCTGGAAGTCATGTGATCTTAATCCCAAACTCGTTCCTCCTCGCACACTTACTGCACATGTCTCTTGGATACGAAGATTTCCACAGCTACTTCTTGATTACACTCGAATATGCTTCAACGACAAACAGCCTCTTGTCTCAGTACTTCTATAGGCACCCTGCAAATCAATGCATACTGCCACTGTAATTGGCATACATCacactagtacaaaaagttaatcacacaacactaatcacacaacggaacaaaaatcatctgttgtgtgttgaagtcagtttaatcatacaacggtgctggttgaattctgttgtgtgaatgccaacaaagtgataacttttttataggaactacattgcacaacggaaattaagcatggtccgtcgtctgattcttaaaaatttagcggcagatttccctccactctcgagtcttggttgcctattgaaatctgaaatttgggctacttgatacaacggtgcttgaggtttccgttgtgtgattgaaaactgaatgccaaattttgaggaagcttgcttgaatgtcttccacaaggtaaacctagtgcaagttgtagaaattagacaacagaagttatacttttctgttgtgtgaagttaGAATATAAGCGGCAACATTTTAAGCCAAAATGCTATGGGCGCGGTATATTTCCCTCCATGtgtttggcattttgatttttgggtgcactcttacaacagtttgttaggtTTGTGTTGTGTGAGTCACTTTAGATTTTATTTGAAGTTTACTTATACCTCCCACACTCTTGAAACTCCCTCGACAAAACGAAATGAAACTCAGTCCTCTCAGACACACCCTAAATCTCGGTCCGCTCTCAATCCTCTCTCACAAACCCTAAGTCTATTTGACTATTTGAATCTCTCTcaccatcctctctctctatctctgtgcGAAACCCCTATCTCTCGTGCAAGCTCTCTCAATCTCgatctgcaagtctgcaaccatGGCCGAAGCTCAAGAATCCGATCAaaagagtgaagaagaagaagaagaggaacactATGGAAGCCGAAGCTCAAGAATCGAGCCCCCAAAACGACGCCGTCATCACCTCCTTCTGCGAGATCACCTCCGCCTCTAAACAAGaagccctcttcttccttgaatCCCATAATTACGACCTCGACGCCGCCGTTTCCACTTTCTTGGACAACGAAAACGCCGCCGCCGTCACCATCACCAACCCGGTCCAGCCCTCCCACTCGCTCTCCCCGTCTCCGTCACACTTGCCCGAGTACTCGCCCTCCCAGTCGACCCCTCGATGTTTCCCAAGTCCTCCTTATTAACATCTCCTCCTATTCGCCAATCTCAACAAGACCAAACTCCTCCAGTCCAATTTGGCCTCTGAATTTCTCAATCAAGAAAACACACAGAACCCAGAAATGGCGACCCTTCCATCCACCCATTGCTGCCGTACTTACTCCTCCTCATCATCGGCGTCGTATTCTTCCATACACAGAAGCCTCCAGAGGGTGGCCGTTTCTCCGAGTCCGCAATGTTTCGTCTCCGCCAAGGTTTCTCTGTAGTCTCAATCCGTTTCGCAACAAAATGTTGTCAGCATGCAAGATGGTTAGCTCATTCACTCTTTTCAATGCACTAGTTTTCTGGGCTTGTCTTGTTTGTGTAGCCTGTGTTGACTTGAATGTAAAGTTTCAGTCTTTATTTCTTTAAGTTTGAGTCTTCGATGTGTTATAGCATTTGGGATTTTAGTAAAACTAAGCTGTTGTTGAATTTGGACTTGGAAAGCTTGTGGCTTTAGAATTTAGCGTGTCTTATTTGGATTTATGTTGGTTGTGTGGGCAGTGGCTCCAGCAGTGAAGCCTGTTGAGAATGAAACTgctttcaagaaattgaaaGACAGGTTGCTGTCAGCTACGTCTGGGTCTGTGGAGGAAAGTAAAGACGCAAGTGGGTTTAGTTTTGAAGAATCTGAGTCTACTGTGAGTATTACTGTGGTTGGAGCATCTGGGGACCTTGCAAAGAAGAAGATATTCCCGGCTCTTTTCGCACTTTATTATGAGGGTTGCCTCCCTAAAGTGTGTGAATTTTTCTCCTTCTCCTGTTTATTATTGATTTGGAGGTTTAGATCAATCAGTGAAAAATTAATGTGTGATCTTTGTTGCAGCACTTTACTATTTGTGGTTATGCTCGGAGTAAGATGACTGATGCAGAGCTTAGAACCATGGTTAGCAAGACGCTTACTTGCAGAATTGACCAGAGGTGAGCACTGCTTCATTCCTGCTTTTGTGGAATGGGGTTGCTTTGCTTCTTATGTACGGTGTGGAAGTTCTTACAATTCTATTACTGTTTTTTATCTTGTTGGTTATGGAATGTGTTTAAGTTAGTTGGTACATGACAAATTGTTTTTCGGAACTTCAGGGAGAACTGTGGCGAAAAGATGGACCAATTTCTTGAAAGATGTTTCTACTACTCTGGTCAGTATGATTCACAGGATCACTTTGCACAGCTGGACAAGAAACTAAAGGAACATGAGGTAATTTCCGTGTGTCTGAGCTTAGTGATAGAATGTTGGCTAGGCTGTTATACTTTGTATGGACATTCATTAATTGGGATCAGACTTGCGCATGATTACATTTTGTTATTTCTCATTTCAATGGCATTCAAGTAAATTTCTCCACGTCTTAACTGTACTCTGTTTAGACTGACAGTGAACTGCATGTGTAGGCTGGAAGAATTCCTAACCGCCTGTTCTATTAATGTAATAGGGATAGAGACTACCTTTCTTCATACCTAGAGAGTCATTCGTAGATAGAACTTAGAATAATTCTGGCTTCAGATCGGCCTTTGGCATCACACTAAAGGTGCCTTGGAATCGCTTCAAGTCAGGCTTCACATTTCATTAGTAACTTATCAATGGCAAAGAGAACTCAAATGACATCAAACTGAATATGCATTTGGGAATTACATTGATTACATAGTCCAGGACAACCTCTTAATTGCATGGTGGTTAGCATATGGATGGACTTATTTGTTACAATCTGAACTTGGCTCCTGGATTACTTCTCTTAATCCTGGAAACGGTTTCTGAAAGAATAAATGTATCTTGTGTTTCTCCTGGATGCTTAATTTCCTGTATTCTTGGATTTAGGTGGTCGACGATGTTGTTTCTTCAAGAAACATTACTGAATGGTTGCAGAACAATGCCCTCGAGCAGCTCATGGAGTTCACAtctcatctctacaaatttctTGAGCCTCATGTGAGTTTGATAACAGATTTTTTCCACTGTAGAGTTTGACCTTAAAGCCATTCTTATGAGTGCCCCTCCAGCTCTCATCTCTTatgtggtatatatatatatatatctctctctctctcccccctaaATATGTAGCTGTTATCTTTGGTTTTCTGGCATAGTTATGTCAAACTATTTACAAATGTTTGATCTAGTTCTATTGGATGCTATAGAAATACGGACATTGCTCCATGTTGCCAGACTACTGAGTAAACTTGAGAAACTCTTCCCATTAATCTTCTCCTTTTTCCTTTGTTCAATTTTTCTCATAATTCCTTCTGATGCTGCATCACTatgaattttcagttttcacatATGCCTGTTGTGCATTGGTTTGCTGATTATAGGTCCATGTAGATGCATGATGTCTTGCATGATGGCAAATCCTAAGGCCTTTCGTTACTTTCAACTTGGCAAACTTCAGATTATAACATCTGATATTATAATATTCTCAATGGAACAAATACATTATCCTTCATGATGCCTAATGACTACATATCATGTGTATTGGATAGTTGGGCTGTTGTATCATATTCATAAGGTTGAATATGTCCTCAACATCCCTTATACCACAAATTAAAAGTATAAACCAGATATAGCAGGTTTTCCTTGGTCAGCAGTAGTTGTGGACATGAACGATCATTAGCCCTTGGATTCTAAAGTTTTTACTTCTTTGCTTAGATCTTCAAAGTCACAATGGAAGCAAAAGGTATAATGGATTGTGTAATGGTGTGTTGATTTTCTTCAACAGAGATTTCAACTTGTTCATGTTCAATTTCTAGTGTGGCTTTAACTTCGCTACTGGATTCACACACTTGTTAGAATTAGGCACATAGACAATGCGCGAAGAAATTTGGCTATAGATTAATCCAATTTCCTATTCCTGGATTGTGTAATGGTGTGTTGATTACTTCTTGCTACTTGTCGATTTTGCAGGAGATTACAAAGGAGACATGGTTGCTCACCGAGGAAGGGAAGACATATGCTGTTCATGGAACGCCAGAAGTACG contains these protein-coding regions:
- the LOC112175829 gene encoding glucose-6-phosphate 1-dehydrogenase, chloroplastic-like, producing MLVVWAVAPAVKPVENETAFKKLKDRLLSATSGSVEESKDASGFSFEESESTVSITVVGASGDLAKKKIFPALFALYYEGCLPKHFTICGYARSKMTDAELRTMVSKTLTCRIDQRENCGEKMDQFLERCFYYSGQYDSQDHFAQLDKKLKEHEAGRIPNRLFY